Proteins from one Phyllobacterium zundukense genomic window:
- a CDS encoding ATP-binding protein, whose amino-acid sequence MSTGKNDPRLLQDLRLLRFNLKLIASLDYAAAFIKQPNMAILHRAIEAVDLTVMPVAIHGGNYEQALGSITTVDGYLVRLASVTVDYSQGLSATAQIATDAAHNMLILFGAIAALILSLIAIWQHNKMSWEKDQHIRSFSLLFAHMTRTRVAALRLFLGYLNGHSMPPPEMTHAAVRTIVELDSINEGLMMIGHARSKVPPAPLGLIIDNIVTNSKKTLNVNADDEVRAVNVPASQFHLLLDELVLNAINAVAGRTDPIIAITGTVRRRFLRRSQLILIVSDNGGGMSRDLLAKAKQPFFSTKAGGHVGLGLTNCVELMKTMAGRLDISSTPGKGTSVRIRYSI is encoded by the coding sequence ATGAGCACCGGCAAAAATGACCCCCGATTGTTGCAGGACCTCCGATTGTTGCGGTTCAATCTGAAATTGATTGCAAGCCTCGACTACGCAGCCGCGTTCATCAAGCAGCCAAACATGGCCATCCTGCACCGTGCAATCGAAGCGGTCGACCTTACTGTCATGCCCGTAGCCATCCATGGCGGGAACTATGAACAGGCCCTCGGATCCATCACGACTGTGGATGGCTATCTTGTTCGCTTGGCCAGCGTGACAGTCGATTATAGCCAGGGTCTGAGTGCAACGGCGCAAATCGCCACCGATGCCGCACATAACATGCTCATCCTCTTTGGCGCTATTGCAGCGCTTATTCTGAGCTTAATCGCCATCTGGCAACACAATAAAATGAGTTGGGAGAAAGATCAGCACATCAGGTCTTTTTCGCTCCTTTTTGCCCATATGACACGAACACGGGTCGCAGCGTTGCGTCTCTTTCTGGGCTATCTGAACGGACATTCGATGCCGCCACCCGAAATGACGCATGCTGCCGTGCGCACGATAGTGGAGCTCGATTCAATCAATGAAGGTTTGATGATGATAGGGCATGCCCGCTCCAAGGTGCCGCCCGCTCCACTCGGCCTGATCATCGACAACATCGTCACGAACAGCAAAAAAACGCTGAACGTAAATGCCGATGACGAGGTGCGCGCTGTCAATGTCCCTGCATCGCAGTTTCACCTGCTGCTGGACGAACTCGTTCTGAATGCCATCAATGCGGTCGCCGGACGCACCGATCCCATCATAGCCATTACGGGAACCGTGCGTCGGCGATTCCTGCGCCGTTCGCAACTGATCCTGATCGTCAGCGACAATGGAGGAGGAATGAGCCGGGACCTGCTGGCCAAGGCAAAACAGCCATTCTTCTCCACCAAAGCTGGCGGACATGTTGGCCTTGGACTCACCAACTGCGTCGAGCTCATGAAGACCATGGCAGGGAGGCTGGATATAAGTTCCACGCCCGGCAAGGGAACTTCTGTCAGAATCCGCTATTCAATCTGA
- a CDS encoding superoxide dismutase, whose translation MAFELPALPYDYDALAPYMSRETLEYHHDKHHKAYVDNGNKLAAEAGLENLSLEEIVKQSYGKNAGLFNNAGQHYNHLHFWHWLKKGGGGKKLPGALEKAVESDLGGYDKFRTDFIAAGTTQFGSGWAWLSVKDGKLEISKTPNGENPLVHGAKPILGVDVWEHSYYIDYRNARPKYLEAFVDNLINWEYVEELYGKAK comes from the coding sequence ATGGCTTTCGAATTGCCCGCACTGCCGTATGATTACGATGCGCTCGCACCCTATATGTCGCGCGAAACGCTCGAATATCACCACGACAAGCACCACAAGGCTTACGTTGACAACGGCAACAAACTGGCTGCCGAAGCCGGACTCGAGAATCTTTCGCTCGAAGAGATCGTCAAGCAGTCCTATGGCAAGAATGCCGGCCTCTTCAACAATGCCGGCCAGCATTACAACCATCTGCATTTCTGGCATTGGCTGAAGAAGGGCGGCGGCGGCAAGAAGCTTCCGGGCGCGCTCGAAAAGGCCGTTGAATCGGATCTCGGCGGCTACGACAAGTTCCGCACCGATTTCATCGCCGCCGGCACCACGCAGTTCGGCTCGGGCTGGGCCTGGCTCTCCGTCAAGGACGGCAAGCTTGAAATCTCCAAGACGCCGAACGGCGAAAACCCGCTGGTACATGGCGCAAAGCCAATCCTCGGCGTCGACGTATGGGAACATTCCTATTACATCGATTATCGCAACGCCCGCCCGAAATACCTGGAAGCATTCGTCGATAATCTGATCAACTGGGAATATGTCGAAGAGCTTTACGGCAAGGCCAAGTAA
- a CDS encoding metallophosphoesterase, translated as MKRSAFALLLGLGFLAQPILALTDMSQVQAAVRKNVSEYAGQRCNTPPRGSGIILGQYTGTTDNPILSMGGDNTTVSFFRCFTSMQECQGWLYTLRSKYTDGNSVLISCKKR; from the coding sequence ATGAAGAGAAGCGCATTCGCCCTGTTACTCGGCCTCGGCTTCCTGGCGCAGCCCATTCTTGCTTTGACCGATATGTCGCAAGTACAGGCGGCGGTTCGCAAGAATGTCAGCGAATATGCAGGTCAACGCTGCAACACGCCGCCGCGCGGCTCCGGGATCATCCTCGGGCAATATACCGGCACGACGGACAACCCGATCCTTTCCATGGGCGGTGACAACACGACGGTCTCGTTCTTTCGCTGCTTCACCTCCATGCAGGAGTGCCAGGGCTGGCTCTACACCTTGCGCAGCAAATATACCGATGGAAACTCCGTGCTGATCAGTTGCAAGAAGAGATAG
- a CDS encoding response regulator yields MTTKHSLQDVLIVEDQHLMRLALVHELQAAIPASVVHAAATVDAALALIEANQFALILIDPGLPGYDPRSWVDRLKTISTIVERTPAAIHIVITGAESAQEWEEVRNLGVAGYIAKNSLKPGTMTAILQTIADHGCCVGLMHETSISPEVYHTVLSPREQELVQWMMQRPPDISRKAIYDQLGEHLNIDAASAERYYKRARAKLLKFGQLPNSL; encoded by the coding sequence TTGACAACCAAGCATTCGTTACAGGACGTATTGATCGTCGAAGACCAGCATTTGATGCGCCTCGCGCTTGTACACGAATTGCAAGCAGCGATACCGGCCAGCGTCGTCCATGCCGCTGCGACGGTAGATGCAGCGCTGGCGCTGATCGAGGCCAATCAGTTTGCGCTTATTCTCATCGATCCGGGGCTGCCAGGTTACGACCCGCGATCCTGGGTGGACCGCCTGAAGACCATAAGCACCATCGTGGAACGAACGCCTGCAGCTATTCATATTGTTATCACCGGTGCCGAGAGTGCACAGGAGTGGGAAGAGGTCCGCAATCTCGGCGTGGCGGGCTACATTGCCAAAAACAGCCTTAAACCTGGCACCATGACGGCGATTTTGCAGACGATAGCAGATCACGGATGCTGCGTTGGCTTGATGCACGAAACAAGCATTTCACCGGAAGTCTACCATACAGTGCTCTCTCCGAGAGAACAGGAACTGGTGCAGTGGATGATGCAGAGGCCGCCAGATATCAGCCGCAAGGCGATCTACGACCAGCTTGGCGAGCATCTCAATATCGACGCAGCCTCTGCCGAACGTTACTATAAGCGCGCCCGGGCTAAACTTTTGAAGTTCGGGCAGTTGCCGAACTCGTTGTAG
- a CDS encoding cytochrome c, whose amino-acid sequence MMRKLALLIIILALIGGAGFWLLSAPTHVDPAKLAAAAPGDPQRGMSIFWQGGCASCHAAPGAKGDARLVLAGGLNLVTPFGTFVTPNISPSKQGIGDWSFADLANAMMEGVSPDGRHFYPAFPYTSYARMQVQDIADLYAFLKTLPPSDNVAGPHKLGFPFNVRRGIGLWKRLFLSPQPVLTLANATDVIKRGQYLVEGPGHCGECHTPRDVIGGPDNTQWLAGAKAPEGKGVIPNITSGEGGIDSWTEKDISYALESGFTPDFDSLGGSMTDVVLNMAHLEPADRDAIAAYLKAVPAHPNGFPAAK is encoded by the coding sequence ATGATGCGCAAGCTCGCATTGCTCATCATCATTCTGGCGTTGATTGGCGGGGCCGGGTTCTGGTTGCTCTCGGCGCCCACCCATGTCGATCCGGCAAAGCTCGCCGCGGCAGCTCCGGGTGATCCGCAACGCGGCATGAGCATCTTCTGGCAAGGGGGCTGCGCCTCCTGCCACGCTGCCCCGGGCGCCAAGGGGGATGCACGGCTGGTGCTGGCGGGCGGTCTCAACCTCGTCACGCCGTTCGGCACCTTCGTAACGCCAAACATTTCCCCATCGAAGCAAGGCATCGGCGACTGGTCCTTCGCCGATCTCGCCAATGCGATGATGGAAGGCGTCTCGCCTGATGGCAGGCATTTCTATCCGGCCTTTCCCTATACATCCTATGCGCGCATGCAGGTGCAGGATATTGCCGATCTCTACGCTTTCCTGAAGACCCTGCCCCCGTCCGACAATGTCGCGGGGCCGCACAAGCTCGGTTTTCCTTTCAACGTCAGGCGCGGCATTGGTCTGTGGAAGCGGCTCTTTCTTTCGCCGCAGCCGGTCCTCACGCTGGCCAATGCCACTGATGTGATCAAGCGCGGTCAATATCTGGTGGAAGGCCCCGGCCATTGCGGCGAATGCCATACCCCCCGCGATGTCATTGGTGGGCCGGACAACACGCAATGGCTGGCGGGCGCCAAGGCGCCGGAGGGCAAGGGCGTCATACCGAACATCACTAGCGGCGAAGGCGGAATCGATTCCTGGACCGAAAAGGATATTTCCTATGCGCTGGAGAGCGGTTTCACCCCGGATTTCGACTCGCTCGGCGGCTCGATGACGGATGTCGTCCTCAATATGGCGCATCTCGAGCCTGCGGATCGTGACGCGATCGCCGCCTATCTGAAGGCTGTGCCCGCGCATCCGAACGGGTTTCCGGCGGCGAAGTGA
- a CDS encoding L,D-transpeptidase: MQNTLSRRGFLAALTATAAAGLAGCAQIRDDRPVIQVDDYGNPLASPQMDVDPAFASFQSMYSAREDDGYMLPAIPIEKMDKRYLRQIVQDPTGEQPGTIVVDTTDKFLYQVREGGQAIRYGVGIGKEGFAWSGRAVIQWKRHWPTWTPPDEMVARQPELVQYSARNGGMQPGLKNPLGARALYLFKDGVDTLYRLHGSPEWWSIGKAVSSGCVRLINQDIIDLYDRVPNKTPVLVT, encoded by the coding sequence ATGCAAAATACACTTTCCCGTCGCGGCTTTCTGGCTGCATTGACTGCAACCGCCGCAGCCGGTCTCGCAGGCTGCGCACAGATCCGCGACGACAGGCCGGTCATCCAGGTCGATGACTATGGCAATCCCCTCGCGTCGCCGCAAATGGATGTCGATCCCGCTTTCGCTTCGTTTCAATCCATGTATTCGGCGCGCGAGGACGATGGCTACATGCTGCCGGCGATCCCGATCGAAAAGATGGACAAGCGCTATCTGCGCCAGATCGTGCAGGATCCGACCGGCGAACAGCCGGGGACGATCGTCGTCGATACGACCGACAAGTTCCTGTATCAGGTGCGCGAAGGCGGGCAAGCGATCCGCTACGGCGTCGGTATCGGCAAGGAAGGTTTCGCCTGGTCGGGCCGCGCCGTCATCCAGTGGAAGCGCCACTGGCCAACGTGGACGCCGCCAGATGAAATGGTCGCCCGCCAGCCGGAACTGGTGCAGTACAGTGCGCGCAATGGCGGCATGCAGCCGGGGCTTAAAAATCCGCTCGGCGCCCGCGCGCTTTACCTCTTCAAGGATGGCGTCGACACGCTCTACCGCCTTCACGGCTCGCCGGAATGGTGGTCTATCGGCAAGGCCGTCTCATCCGGCTGCGTCCGCCTGATCAACCAGGACATCATCGACCTTTATGACCGCGTACCGAACAAGACGCCGGTTCTGGTCACTTAA
- a CDS encoding BrnA antitoxin family protein, translating into MTNIKRASLDDLEKMNREGKLSRNSEPSKGEELGPDFWANARLVEPKEPRSVHLKLDPDVFEFFKSQGKGHLTRMQDVLKAYVRAHDHS; encoded by the coding sequence ATGACCAATATCAAGCGGGCATCGCTCGACGACTTGGAGAAAATGAATAGAGAGGGAAAACTTTCCCGCAATTCCGAGCCATCGAAGGGTGAGGAATTGGGGCCGGATTTTTGGGCAAATGCTCGTCTTGTTGAGCCGAAAGAGCCTAGATCCGTTCACCTTAAACTTGATCCGGATGTTTTCGAGTTCTTTAAAAGCCAGGGTAAGGGCCATCTTACGCGTATGCAGGACGTCTTGAAGGCCTACGTCAGAGCCCATGACCATTCCTGA
- a CDS encoding S9 family peptidase codes for MTDTPRFASIPAPQSEKKPVSDTRHGITRTDDYGWMRADNWQDVFRDPSTLDPAIRSHLQAENAYQSSLMADTTDLQTKLFDEMKGRIKEDDSSVPSKDGPYAYGTSYKTGGQQPRFFRTPRDGGPETMLLDGDLEGDGKSYFRLASADHSPDHSKMIWGFDDKGSEFFTLKVRDLATLQDTTETVSDTSGGGVWNAQSNGFYYTRVDANHRPSRLFYHKLGQPESEDRLIHEEKDPGFFLGVGGSTLNDFVFIDIHDHETSEIWLLPANDASAEPKVVVERQTGIEYSLTEGGDVFYILTNADGAKDFKIMSAPVNAPDKANWTEIVAHKAGRLLLGHSAYSNHLVWLERENGLPRIMIRDRRSGEEHSISFDEEAYALGLQGSAEYDTEIIRFSYSSMTTPTQLYDYNMRTRERTLLKTQEVPSGHNPDDYITRRLLAPASDGEIVPISIVYHRDTKIDGMAPCLLYGYGSYGITIPASFNTNCLSLADRGFIYAIAHIRGGKDKGYDWYENGKRGKKKNTFTDFIAASEHLVAEGFTSHDRIVAQGGSAGGLLMGAIANMAPGHFGGVIAEVPFVDVINTMLDDTLPLTPPEWTEWGNPITSATDYAYMASYSPYDNIVAQDYPPILAVAGLTDPRVTYWEPAKWVAKLRDFKTDDNPVLFRINMDAGHAGASGRFSRLEEVAYVYAYALKLVGKTGVSGSS; via the coding sequence ATGACCGATACGCCACGTTTTGCGAGCATCCCGGCGCCCCAATCTGAAAAAAAACCTGTGTCCGATACGCGCCACGGCATCACCCGTACAGACGATTACGGCTGGATGCGCGCTGACAACTGGCAGGACGTTTTTCGCGACCCTTCCACGCTTGATCCGGCCATCCGTTCGCATCTCCAAGCGGAAAACGCCTACCAGTCATCGCTGATGGCCGACACCACCGATCTTCAGACCAAGCTTTTCGACGAGATGAAGGGCCGGATCAAGGAGGATGATTCGTCGGTTCCGTCCAAAGACGGGCCCTATGCCTATGGAACCTCCTACAAGACCGGCGGCCAGCAGCCGCGCTTTTTCCGCACGCCGCGCGATGGCGGACCTGAGACCATGCTGCTTGACGGCGATCTCGAAGGCGACGGCAAGTCCTATTTCCGGCTTGCCTCGGCCGATCACTCTCCCGATCACAGCAAGATGATCTGGGGCTTCGATGACAAGGGTTCAGAGTTCTTCACGCTGAAGGTGCGTGACCTCGCAACACTGCAGGATACCACGGAGACCGTCAGCGATACATCCGGTGGCGGCGTGTGGAATGCCCAGTCGAATGGCTTTTACTATACGCGCGTCGATGCCAATCATCGGCCGTCCCGCCTGTTCTACCATAAGCTCGGCCAGCCCGAGAGCGAGGACCGCCTGATTCACGAAGAGAAAGACCCCGGTTTCTTCCTCGGCGTCGGTGGCAGCACGCTCAACGATTTCGTCTTCATCGATATCCACGATCACGAAACCTCGGAGATATGGCTGCTGCCCGCCAACGATGCGAGCGCCGAACCGAAAGTCGTCGTCGAACGGCAGACCGGCATCGAATATAGCCTCACCGAAGGCGGCGATGTCTTCTACATCCTCACCAACGCCGATGGCGCCAAGGATTTCAAGATCATGAGCGCGCCGGTGAATGCACCGGACAAGGCCAACTGGACCGAAATCGTTGCCCACAAGGCTGGACGCCTGCTCCTCGGCCACTCCGCCTACAGCAATCATCTCGTCTGGCTCGAGCGTGAGAATGGCTTGCCGCGCATCATGATCCGCGACCGACGTTCGGGCGAGGAGCATTCCATATCGTTTGATGAAGAAGCCTATGCGCTTGGTCTGCAGGGCAGCGCCGAATATGACACGGAGATCATCCGCTTCTCCTATTCGTCCATGACCACGCCGACGCAGCTCTATGATTACAATATGCGCACGCGCGAGCGCACTTTGCTCAAGACGCAGGAAGTACCCTCCGGGCACAATCCGGACGATTACATTACGCGCCGCCTGCTCGCACCGGCATCGGATGGCGAGATTGTTCCCATCTCAATCGTCTATCATCGCGATACGAAGATCGACGGTATGGCGCCTTGCCTGCTTTATGGCTATGGCTCCTATGGCATCACCATTCCGGCGAGCTTCAACACCAATTGCCTGTCCCTCGCCGATCGTGGCTTCATCTATGCCATCGCCCATATTCGCGGCGGCAAGGACAAAGGCTATGACTGGTATGAAAACGGCAAGCGCGGCAAGAAGAAGAACACCTTCACCGATTTCATCGCCGCGTCCGAACACCTCGTCGCGGAAGGGTTCACCAGCCATGACCGCATCGTCGCGCAAGGTGGTTCCGCTGGAGGTCTGCTGATGGGTGCCATCGCCAACATGGCCCCAGGCCATTTTGGCGGCGTCATTGCCGAAGTGCCCTTCGTCGATGTCATAAACACCATGCTCGACGACACGCTGCCGCTCACCCCGCCGGAGTGGACCGAATGGGGCAATCCCATCACCTCGGCCACCGACTACGCCTACATGGCCTCCTATTCGCCCTATGACAACATTGTGGCGCAGGATTATCCGCCGATCCTTGCCGTCGCTGGCCTCACTGACCCGCGTGTGACCTATTGGGAACCGGCGAAATGGGTGGCAAAACTGCGGGACTTCAAGACGGACGACAATCCGGTGCTCTTCCGCATCAACATGGATGCCGGACACGCCGGCGCCTCGGGGCGCTTCTCGCGGCTTGAAGAAGTCGCCTATGTCTATGCCTATGCGCTGAAACTCGTGGGAAAAACCGGCGTTTCGGGATCAAGCTGA
- a CDS encoding BrnT family toxin produces MKQKHGVDLLYAALIFRGVVLTKRDDRADYGEERSISLGMVEDVCFVVVHTNRNEVTRLITAWKGGQLEHDQYQAGIARRLGENE; encoded by the coding sequence GTGAAGCAGAAGCATGGGGTTGATCTTTTATATGCGGCTTTGATTTTTAGAGGTGTCGTCCTTACGAAGCGAGACGACAGGGCTGATTATGGAGAAGAGCGGTCCATTTCATTGGGTATGGTTGAGGACGTTTGTTTCGTTGTTGTTCACACGAATCGAAACGAGGTTACCCGCCTCATAACAGCGTGGAAAGGAGGTCAACTTGAACATGACCAATATCAAGCGGGCATCGCTCGACGACTTGGAGAAAATGAATAG
- the msrB gene encoding peptide-methionine (R)-S-oxide reductase MsrB, protein MNTKTFKIVKTDAEWREQLTPEQYQITRNHGTERAFSSPNFDSKLKGLYKCVCCNRPLYRSETKYESGTGWPSFTAPIEPDAVNAIEDRSYGMVRTEIKCADCDAHLGHVFPDGPPPTGLRYCMNGNALVFDQD, encoded by the coding sequence ATGAACACAAAGACATTCAAGATCGTTAAAACGGACGCTGAGTGGCGTGAACAGCTCACGCCGGAGCAATATCAGATCACCCGGAATCACGGGACGGAGCGGGCGTTTTCCAGTCCGAACTTCGATAGCAAACTCAAGGGATTATACAAATGCGTCTGCTGTAATCGTCCGCTCTATCGCTCTGAAACCAAATATGAATCCGGGACAGGCTGGCCAAGTTTTACCGCCCCGATCGAGCCTGATGCGGTCAACGCGATCGAGGATCGCTCCTATGGCATGGTGCGAACCGAAATAAAATGTGCCGATTGCGATGCGCATCTCGGCCATGTTTTTCCGGACGGCCCTCCCCCTACCGGCTTGCGCTATTGCATGAATGGCAATGCCTTAGTCTTTGATCAGGATTGA
- a CDS encoding MucR family transcriptional regulator — protein MTTFDNSNTTGSDVLLELTAELVAAYVSNNSVPAGDLPGLISDVHAALGRVGGGLEAVTAIQEKPKPAINPKKSVADDFIVCLEDGKKFKSLKRHLMTHYNLTPEQYREKWDLDPSYPMVAPNYAAARSRLAKNMGLGRKRKKAA, from the coding sequence ATGACCACGTTCGACAATTCAAACACAACTGGTAGTGACGTGCTGCTGGAACTCACAGCGGAATTGGTTGCTGCTTATGTGAGCAACAACTCAGTGCCGGCCGGCGATCTGCCCGGTCTCATCTCTGATGTTCATGCAGCCCTTGGCCGCGTTGGCGGTGGTCTGGAAGCCGTAACTGCCATCCAGGAAAAACCCAAGCCAGCTATCAACCCGAAAAAGTCTGTCGCGGATGATTTTATTGTCTGCCTCGAAGACGGCAAAAAGTTCAAGTCGTTGAAGCGCCATCTGATGACGCACTACAACCTGACCCCTGAACAGTATCGTGAGAAGTGGGACCTCGATCCTTCCTATCCGATGGTCGCTCCGAATTATGCAGCAGCCCGTTCGCGCCTGGCAAAGAATATGGGCCTGGGTCGCAAGCGCAAGAAGGCCGCTTAA
- a CDS encoding branched-chain amino acid aminotransferase: MAVNTQAQTVTWTYVDGDWYEGNVPLIGPRSHAMWLASTVFDGGRWFEGVSPDLDKHAARVNTSAIALGLMPTMSTEEIIGLAKDGLKKFDGNTAVYIRPMYWGEHGGYMGVPADPDSTRFCLCLYEAPMIEPSGFSLSVSPFRRPTFETMPTNAKAGCLYPNNARAILEARSRGFDNALVLDMLGNVAETGTSNIFMVKDGHIFTPAPNGTFLSGITRSRTIDVLADYGFRTTQTTLSVQDFLNADEIFSTGNHSKVVPVIRIEDRDLQPGPIAKKARELYWEYAHSTPKI; encoded by the coding sequence ATGGCGGTCAATACTCAAGCCCAAACAGTGACATGGACCTATGTCGATGGCGACTGGTACGAAGGAAATGTTCCCCTGATCGGTCCGCGCAGCCATGCGATGTGGCTGGCCTCGACGGTCTTCGATGGCGGACGCTGGTTCGAAGGCGTTTCGCCCGATCTCGACAAGCACGCAGCCCGGGTCAACACATCGGCCATCGCCTTGGGGTTGATGCCGACCATGAGTACCGAGGAAATCATCGGCCTTGCCAAGGATGGCCTGAAGAAGTTCGACGGCAACACCGCCGTCTATATCCGGCCGATGTACTGGGGCGAGCATGGCGGTTATATGGGTGTCCCCGCCGATCCGGATTCAACCCGGTTTTGCCTTTGCCTCTATGAAGCGCCGATGATCGAGCCGAGCGGTTTTTCGCTCAGCGTCTCGCCATTCCGCCGCCCGACATTCGAGACCATGCCGACCAACGCCAAGGCGGGCTGTCTCTACCCGAACAATGCAAGGGCCATCCTCGAGGCCCGTTCGCGCGGTTTCGATAACGCTTTGGTGCTCGATATGCTCGGCAACGTCGCCGAGACCGGCACGTCCAACATCTTCATGGTCAAGGACGGCCATATTTTCACGCCGGCGCCAAACGGTACGTTCCTCTCAGGCATCACCCGCTCACGCACGATCGATGTGCTCGCCGATTATGGTTTCCGCACCACGCAGACAACATTGAGCGTGCAGGATTTTCTCAATGCCGACGAGATTTTCTCGACCGGGAACCATTCGAAGGTCGTTCCCGTTATCCGTATCGAAGACCGCGATCTTCAGCCGGGTCCGATCGCCAAAAAAGCTCGGGAGCTTTATTGGGAGTACGCGCACTCCACGCCGAAAATTTAA
- a CDS encoding c-type cytochrome has protein sequence MNRLISLAAAPLLAIALVAPASADALADRQALMKDQGKTVGSITPIIKGEKPFDADAVKAALVHLNEDAQKIDVATLFPAGSDQGKTTVSPKIWEDNAGFVAAVEKYKKDAAAAAEANPNDLESFKVVFNQVAENCASCHKAFRIKKD, from the coding sequence ATGAACAGACTGATTTCGCTTGCTGCGGCGCCTTTGCTTGCCATCGCACTTGTCGCACCGGCAAGCGCCGATGCGCTCGCTGACCGCCAGGCGCTCATGAAGGATCAGGGCAAGACCGTCGGCAGCATCACACCGATCATCAAAGGCGAAAAGCCGTTCGACGCCGATGCGGTAAAGGCCGCACTGGTACACCTGAACGAGGATGCGCAGAAGATCGATGTGGCGACGCTGTTCCCGGCAGGTTCGGATCAGGGCAAGACCACCGTTTCGCCGAAGATCTGGGAAGACAATGCCGGCTTTGTCGCGGCCGTAGAAAAATACAAGAAAGACGCAGCTGCGGCAGCCGAAGCCAACCCGAATGACCTCGAAAGTTTCAAAGTCGTCTTCAACCAGGTAGCCGAGAATTGCGCTTCCTGCCACAAGGCCTTCCGCATCAAGAAAGACTAG
- a CDS encoding amidase, with protein MAGDVGLTDMPACAVVDLLNRGEVTPLDCLDALEARTAIVDVAVNALPTLCFDRARDQALLLMQRPIGSRGRLAGLPVPIKDLTDVAGVRTTYGSTVFADHVPEKSDILVETIEAEGGVIYAKSNTPEFGAGANTFNDVFGATLNPWNTKLSAAGSSGGAAVALATGMAWVAQGSDLGGSLRNPASFCGVVGLRPSPGRFASNPGAKIDRLLNVKGPMGRTVEDTALLLDAMTGESPADPLSLPRTESFLAAVRSGWRPARVAFSADLGITPVDPEVASICRAAAARFGEIGTLVEEAHPDLSEAHDTFQVMRGLAFAASYAGLLESHADKMKPEVVWNIEKGLGYSMADLVRAENNRAAMFRRMNAFFDTYDLLLCPATIVAAYPVGERYVKECDGHTFSNYVEWLAIAYAITLTTSPALSLPCGFTSDGRPVGLQIVARGRAEGRVLAAARALELVLDLGPITPIDPRSG; from the coding sequence ATGGCAGGTGATGTGGGTCTGACGGACATGCCCGCCTGCGCCGTCGTCGATCTGCTCAATCGGGGTGAGGTGACGCCGCTCGATTGTCTCGATGCGCTTGAAGCTCGCACGGCGATTGTCGATGTTGCCGTCAACGCACTCCCCACCCTCTGCTTCGATCGCGCCCGCGATCAGGCCCTCCTGCTGATGCAACGGCCAATCGGCAGTCGCGGGCGTCTGGCGGGTCTGCCGGTGCCAATAAAGGACCTGACGGACGTGGCTGGGGTGCGTACCACCTATGGTTCGACCGTCTTCGCTGACCACGTTCCAGAGAAATCCGACATTCTCGTCGAGACGATCGAGGCTGAAGGCGGCGTCATTTACGCAAAGTCGAACACGCCGGAGTTTGGTGCGGGAGCCAATACATTCAACGATGTCTTTGGCGCGACGCTGAATCCCTGGAACACGAAGCTCTCGGCTGCGGGTTCGTCAGGCGGGGCAGCGGTGGCACTTGCCACTGGCATGGCTTGGGTGGCGCAAGGATCCGACCTTGGAGGCAGCTTACGCAATCCCGCAAGTTTCTGCGGTGTGGTAGGCCTACGCCCCAGCCCCGGCCGCTTTGCCAGCAATCCGGGAGCCAAGATAGATCGCCTGCTGAATGTCAAAGGGCCGATGGGCCGTACTGTCGAGGACACGGCGCTTCTCCTTGACGCGATGACCGGCGAAAGCCCTGCAGACCCCCTTTCCTTGCCGAGGACCGAAAGCTTTCTTGCTGCTGTGCGCTCTGGCTGGCGGCCCGCGCGTGTTGCTTTCTCCGCAGATCTCGGCATTACGCCGGTGGACCCGGAGGTGGCATCGATTTGTCGCGCCGCGGCCGCACGTTTTGGTGAGATAGGTACCCTTGTCGAGGAAGCGCATCCCGACCTCTCCGAAGCCCATGATACGTTCCAGGTCATGCGGGGCCTGGCCTTCGCCGCCAGTTATGCGGGCCTTCTGGAAAGCCATGCAGACAAAATGAAGCCCGAAGTCGTCTGGAACATCGAGAAGGGTCTCGGCTATTCCATGGCAGACCTTGTCCGGGCGGAAAACAATCGCGCCGCGATGTTCCGCAGGATGAATGCGTTTTTCGACACCTATGACCTGCTGCTTTGTCCGGCCACGATCGTCGCCGCCTATCCCGTGGGCGAGCGGTACGTGAAGGAATGTGACGGCCACACCTTCTCAAACTATGTCGAGTGGCTGGCGATAGCCTATGCGATCACGCTGACGACTTCGCCAGCGCTAAGTCTTCCTTGCGGATTCACCTCTGATGGACGCCCCGTCGGGCTGCAGATCGTTGCCCGCGGACGGGCTGAGGGACGTGTCCTGGCTGCTGCGCGTGCACTTGAGCTTGTTCTGGACCTCGGTCCGATCACGCCAATCGACCCACGCTCCGGCTGA